The following coding sequences are from one Bacteroidales bacterium window:
- the xdhC gene encoding xanthine dehydrogenase accessory protein XdhC translates to MNIYQQISALISQNKEAVVCIITETTGSSPRKAGSKMLVHSDGKTTGTVGGGSIEYQAIADAMEVLKTCIPRKKIYKLEEDLAMHCGGTVEIYFEPIKSSSDLFIFGAGHIGRALSRYAADFGFRITLFDQREEILKEFDSAPYHCVCEDFYTAIEKAKFTEKTFSVIVTPKHEYDENIVMILAKKPFAYLGMIGSKSKVAEAKKKMLEKGFTQKEIDRIDMPIGIKFNAETPEEIAISIIAKLIDVKNSLNK, encoded by the coding sequence ATGAATATTTACCAGCAAATCTCTGCACTTATCTCACAGAATAAAGAGGCGGTTGTTTGTATTATCACAGAAACCACAGGGTCATCACCCCGCAAGGCAGGCTCCAAAATGCTTGTGCACTCCGACGGAAAAACCACCGGCACTGTCGGTGGCGGCAGTATTGAATACCAGGCAATCGCCGATGCCATGGAAGTACTTAAAACCTGTATCCCCCGCAAAAAAATTTACAAACTCGAAGAAGACCTTGCCATGCACTGCGGCGGCACGGTAGAAATTTATTTTGAGCCAATAAAAAGCAGCAGCGACTTATTCATTTTCGGTGCAGGGCATATAGGAAGGGCTTTGTCCCGTTATGCGGCTGACTTCGGATTTCGCATCACACTTTTCGACCAGCGTGAAGAAATTCTGAAAGAATTTGATTCAGCACCTTACCACTGTGTGTGTGAAGATTTTTATACAGCCATAGAAAAAGCGAAATTCACCGAAAAAACATTCAGTGTGATTGTGACACCCAAGCATGAATACGACGAAAACATTGTAATGATACTGGCAAAAAAACCCTTTGCTTACCTTGGCATGATAGGAAGCAAAAGTAAGGTAGCCGAAGCAAAGAAAAAGATGCTGGAAAAGGGATTTACACAAAAAGAAATTGACCGTATTGATATGCCTATAGGCATAAAATTCAATGCAGAAACACCGGAGGAAATTGCCATCAGTATTATTGCTAAACTTATAGATGTCAAAAACAGCCTAAACAAATAA
- the xdhB gene encoding xanthine dehydrogenase molybdopterin binding subunit, whose protein sequence is MNFLLCRMPVPGKSFAGLPHATYFLSFIKKHPDDIFMKQAKEKYLHHESATLHVTGKAIYINDMDVSGQTLYGKVVYSSCPHADIVRCDVNKAKQVKGVQAVLTYKNIPGANQMGPVFHDEPCLAEKSVTAIGQAIAIIAADNEESALEAEKLIVIKYKTLKPLPDIQSAMAAGSRIAPTRKMERGYVEEALKKSKHQISGELYTGAQEHWYLETQSALCVPGEGKEMTVYASSQHPSETQSIVAEVLGISKKEVTCEVKRMGGAFGGKETQANHVAAWAALLANSTRKPVMIHLFRDDDQKITGKRHPFFSTYKIGFDDEGKIMAYDVDLNADAGHAADLSMAILERAMLHAENAYYIPNVRITATAWRTNHFSNTAFRGFGGPQGMAVIEHAVERIARYLKKDAAEIRFINFYTKEKNNITPYHQQIENVRLQKIYLQLVKSSDYKKRKHEVDLFNKKNEYIKKGIALTPVKFGISFTTSFLNQAGALVNIYRDGSVLVNHGGTEMGQGLNTKIIQIAAAELGISPEFIKTNATNTSKVPNTSATAASSGSDLNGAAVKNAIDKLKSRLSVIALEMLKTKYPSKKFVKNRIIFCQDKVYDKKYTEHAVSFPKLIDAAYLKQTSLSATGFYKTPDIFFDRDKGTGKPFHYFAYGMAVAEVEVDALTGSHKLLRVDILHDVGESLNRPIDMGQVCGAFIQGLGWVTTEEIKWDENGKLLTYSPDTYKIPTAQDIPEIFNIELLENAANFNTIRKSKAVGEPPFMLAFSVWMALRYAVAAVCNHKIDPDLSIPATNEKILLAIEGMQKTK, encoded by the coding sequence ATGAATTTTCTCCTTTGTCGGATGCCCGTTCCGGGGAAGAGTTTCGCAGGCTTGCCGCACGCAACTTACTTTTTAAGTTTTATAAAGAAACATCCTGATGATATTTTTATGAAACAGGCAAAAGAAAAATATCTACACCACGAAAGCGCCACCCTGCATGTTACAGGCAAAGCCATTTATATCAACGATATGGATGTTAGCGGGCAGACACTTTACGGAAAAGTGGTTTACAGCAGTTGCCCCCATGCAGATATTGTCAGGTGCGATGTGAACAAAGCGAAGCAGGTAAAAGGGGTACAAGCAGTGCTAACTTACAAAAACATCCCGGGTGCAAACCAGATGGGGCCTGTGTTTCATGATGAGCCCTGCCTTGCCGAAAAAAGTGTTACGGCTATTGGACAGGCAATAGCGATCATTGCTGCCGACAACGAAGAAAGTGCACTGGAAGCAGAAAAACTTATTGTGATAAAATACAAGACTTTGAAGCCACTGCCCGACATACAGTCTGCCATGGCTGCAGGAAGCAGGATAGCTCCTACAAGAAAAATGGAACGCGGTTATGTTGAAGAAGCTTTAAAAAAATCAAAACATCAAATTTCCGGAGAACTATATACCGGGGCTCAGGAACATTGGTACCTTGAAACACAAAGCGCCTTATGTGTTCCGGGAGAAGGCAAAGAAATGACTGTCTATGCTTCAAGCCAACATCCTTCCGAAACACAATCCATAGTAGCTGAAGTTCTTGGCATTTCAAAAAAAGAGGTTACCTGTGAAGTGAAACGCATGGGCGGTGCTTTTGGGGGAAAAGAAACACAAGCAAACCATGTAGCCGCCTGGGCAGCCTTGCTTGCCAACTCAACCCGCAAACCGGTCATGATACATTTGTTTCGTGATGACGACCAGAAAATTACCGGCAAGAGGCATCCTTTCTTTTCAACTTATAAAATAGGTTTTGATGATGAAGGTAAGATAATGGCCTACGATGTTGACCTAAACGCCGATGCAGGGCATGCTGCCGACCTGAGTATGGCCATATTGGAACGCGCCATGCTGCATGCCGAAAATGCTTATTACATTCCTAATGTCAGAATAACAGCAACTGCCTGGCGTACCAATCATTTTTCGAATACTGCTTTTAGGGGTTTTGGCGGACCACAGGGCATGGCAGTTATAGAGCATGCTGTTGAGCGCATTGCACGCTACCTTAAAAAAGATGCTGCAGAAATACGCTTTATTAATTTTTATACAAAAGAAAAAAATAATATTACTCCTTACCATCAACAGATCGAAAATGTCAGGCTGCAAAAAATATATTTGCAACTCGTCAAAAGTTCTGATTATAAAAAACGAAAACACGAGGTTGATCTTTTTAACAAGAAAAATGAATACATAAAAAAAGGCATCGCCCTGACACCTGTCAAGTTTGGAATTTCATTCACTACTTCATTTCTCAACCAAGCAGGGGCTTTAGTTAATATTTACCGAGACGGCAGTGTGCTGGTCAACCACGGAGGCACGGAAATGGGACAAGGTCTGAACACTAAAATAATTCAGATTGCAGCAGCCGAACTGGGTATTTCTCCAGAATTCATAAAAACCAACGCGACAAATACATCAAAGGTTCCAAACACTTCGGCAACGGCGGCATCCAGCGGTTCTGACCTGAACGGTGCAGCGGTTAAGAATGCCATCGACAAGCTGAAATCACGTTTATCTGTTATAGCTCTGGAAATGCTGAAAACAAAATACCCTAGTAAGAAATTTGTTAAAAACAGGATAATATTTTGCCAAGATAAAGTTTATGATAAAAAATACACAGAACATGCTGTATCATTTCCTAAACTTATTGATGCTGCCTATTTAAAACAAACAAGCCTCAGCGCCACAGGATTTTACAAAACTCCGGATATTTTCTTTGACAGGGATAAAGGAACCGGAAAGCCTTTTCATTATTTTGCCTATGGCATGGCAGTAGCCGAAGTGGAAGTTGACGCACTGACGGGCTCACACAAATTGCTGAGGGTTGACATTTTGCATGATGTTGGTGAAAGCCTGAACAGGCCCATTGACATGGGACAGGTTTGCGGGGCTTTCATACAAGGACTGGGTTGGGTAACCACCGAAGAAATCAAATGGGATGAAAACGGAAAGCTGCTAACTTACTCTCCTGACACCTACAAAATACCAACTGCACAGGACATTCCGGAGATTTTCAATATTGAGCTGCTTGAAAATGCAGCCAACTTTAACACCATCCGAAAAAGCAAGGCTGTCGGAGAACCTCCATTTATGCTGGCTTTTTCGGTATGGATGGCATTACGTTATGCTGTTGCTGCTGTTTGCAACCATAAAATTGACCCAGATTTATCCATCCCGGCGACCAACGAAAAAATATTATTAGCCATTGAGGGTATGCAAAAAACAAAATAA
- a CDS encoding virulence RhuM family protein: MNTSSIVFYKLEGGNTEISVILDGETVWLSLSQMTDLFQRDKSVISRHIHNIFNDGELEKISTVANFATVQIEGEREITRSIEYFNLDVIISVGYRVKSQRGIDFRIWANRILKDYLIKGYSINEKRLTQQNEQLKELQKSVKILGEVLNQKILSDSESTGLLRIISDYAYALDVLDQYDYQRLRIQHTSGKETYQLQYDDKIEHGAQTP; encoded by the coding sequence ATGAACACTTCATCAATAGTATTTTATAAGCTGGAAGGTGGAAATACCGAAATATCGGTTATTCTTGATGGTGAAACTGTTTGGTTGAGTTTAAGTCAAATGACAGACCTATTTCAGCGCGATAAATCAGTAATATCCAGGCATATTCACAATATATTTAATGATGGAGAACTGGAAAAGATATCGACTGTTGCAAATTTTGCAACAGTTCAAATTGAAGGGGAGAGAGAAATTACAAGGAGTATCGAATATTTTAATCTTGATGTTATTATTTCAGTTGGTTACCGTGTAAAATCACAAAGAGGAATAGATTTTAGGATATGGGCTAACCGTATTTTAAAGGATTATCTGATAAAAGGTTATTCCATAAATGAAAAAAGGTTGACCCAACAAAATGAACAGCTTAAAGAGCTTCAAAAATCGGTTAAAATACTTGGAGAGGTGTTAAATCAGAAGATACTGTCAGACAGCGAAAGTACTGGATTGTTGAGGATAATTTCCGATTATGCATACGCTCTGGACGTGCTTGATCAATATGATTACCAGCGCTTGAGAATCCAGCATACTTCAGGGAAAGAAACTTATCAATTGCAATATGACGACAAAATTGAACATGGAGCCCAGACACCATGA
- the aroB gene encoding 3-dehydroquinate synthase gives MLNYLPVNTDKKYLFAEADKKSFDRFLQDKLADKCSMFILMDANTKKFCKSKLIHNFPLLQSAQEVIIKSGETHKNLEACNLIWKKLIEAHADRHSLLLNLGGGVITDIGGFAASVYKRGITFCNIPTTLLAMTDAAAGGKTGINFQSLKNVVGSFRTAEITYIDTTFLKTLPSGHMRSGFAELLKIALVADKKFWKELVKMNFYELADNPKIIQKALALKEGIVSQDPEEKGLRKLLNFGHTIGHSIESYSLLHEKESLLHGEAVAIGILCEAYISYITGMLPEKQLKEIAKTLLTIFGKYKGNLKEKELLRFIRNDKKSVNSKHNFTLLKNIGEGCIDNFVNKKMISASLQYYVHL, from the coding sequence ATGCTTAATTATTTACCCGTGAATACCGATAAGAAATATCTTTTTGCAGAGGCTGACAAAAAATCCTTTGACCGGTTTCTGCAGGATAAATTGGCTGATAAATGCAGTATGTTTATACTCATGGACGCCAACACTAAAAAGTTTTGCAAAAGCAAACTCATACATAATTTTCCATTGCTGCAGTCAGCCCAAGAGGTTATTATCAAAAGCGGTGAAACCCACAAAAACCTTGAAGCTTGTAATTTAATCTGGAAAAAACTTATAGAAGCCCATGCCGACAGGCACTCTCTGCTTCTCAACCTCGGCGGCGGAGTTATTACAGATATCGGGGGCTTTGCCGCTTCGGTGTATAAACGAGGCATTACTTTCTGCAACATCCCCACCACTCTGCTGGCCATGACAGATGCTGCCGCAGGAGGAAAGACAGGCATCAATTTTCAGAGTTTGAAAAATGTTGTAGGGAGTTTTAGGACAGCAGAGATAACATACATTGACACCACATTCCTGAAAACTCTTCCCTCAGGCCACATGCGGTCGGGCTTCGCCGAACTGCTGAAGATTGCGCTGGTCGCAGATAAAAAGTTTTGGAAAGAACTTGTAAAGATGAATTTCTATGAGCTGGCAGACAATCCGAAAATAATTCAAAAAGCTCTTGCCTTGAAAGAAGGCATAGTGTCTCAAGACCCTGAAGAAAAAGGGCTGAGAAAATTGTTGAACTTCGGACATACCATAGGCCATTCCATAGAATCGTATTCGCTGTTACATGAAAAAGAATCTTTACTGCACGGCGAAGCTGTTGCCATTGGGATACTCTGCGAAGCATACATCTCATATATCACAGGAATGCTGCCCGAAAAGCAACTGAAGGAAATCGCAAAAACCTTACTCACAATCTTTGGAAAATATAAAGGTAACTTGAAAGAAAAAGAGCTGCTGCGTTTTATAAGGAATGATAAGAAAAGCGTTAATTCAAAGCATAATTTCACATTGTTAAAAAATATCGGTGAAGGTTGCATAGATAATTTTGTGAATAAAAAAATGATATCAGCATCTTTACAATATTATGTACATCTTTAG
- a CDS encoding T9SS type A sorting domain-containing protein, with translation MADGNWAYFYVRTMDQGGKWSHTNIDSLVKRPLELIQSSTQYACYGDSVKLSCTNAIGLSYTWLYYGTPIADETEPVMYAKLSGDYQVVVYNALECRDTSTVTTVVIHPQTPLPGVTSPVHYCLDDPTVPLSATGADLLWYDVPSGGVGSVTPPTPLSSTLGSTQYYVNQTLNNCEGERAELLVVVSSPSSTSISPQACEFYLSPEGNIYDTDGIYHDTIQNVAGCDSVITIDLTVIHIDTSVVQNDVLLTANQAGAAYQWLDCNNNYSVISGADEQSFTPTVNGSYAVELTFNGCVDTSLCHTVSSVGIADITGDTQVFVYPNPLTDKYFIEFEKMFNNVSVSITDISGRLVENSHFILLKKMELELNAPAGVYYLKIQADEKLWVLKLIKL, from the coding sequence ATGGCTGATGGAAACTGGGCGTATTTTTATGTAAGAACCATGGACCAGGGCGGGAAATGGAGCCATACGAATATTGATTCTCTGGTAAAACGTCCGCTGGAACTCATACAAAGCAGCACGCAATATGCATGTTATGGCGATTCTGTGAAACTTTCCTGTACCAATGCCATAGGTTTGAGTTATACATGGCTTTATTACGGTACACCGATAGCTGATGAAACAGAGCCTGTGATGTATGCCAAACTCAGCGGAGATTACCAGGTTGTGGTATATAACGCCCTCGAATGCAGAGATACTTCAACGGTTACGACTGTGGTCATTCACCCCCAAACTCCTTTGCCCGGAGTTACCAGCCCGGTGCATTATTGCCTTGATGACCCAACGGTTCCACTGTCAGCTACGGGAGCGGATTTACTTTGGTATGATGTGCCGTCAGGAGGCGTTGGTTCTGTGACACCCCCCACACCTTTGTCATCCACACTGGGAAGCACTCAGTATTATGTAAACCAGACATTAAACAACTGCGAAGGGGAACGTGCCGAATTGCTTGTTGTTGTAAGCAGTCCATCATCAACCTCAATATCACCACAGGCTTGCGAATTCTATTTATCACCCGAAGGCAATATTTATGATACTGACGGAATATATCACGACACCATTCAGAATGTGGCAGGTTGCGACAGCGTCATTACCATTGACCTTACTGTGATACACATAGATACATCTGTGGTACAAAACGATGTGCTTCTTACAGCCAATCAGGCCGGTGCAGCATACCAGTGGCTTGACTGTAATAATAACTACAGTGTTATTAGCGGTGCAGATGAACAGAGTTTCACTCCGACAGTAAATGGAAGTTATGCCGTTGAGCTGACATTTAACGGATGTGTTGACACATCTTTGTGCCATACAGTTTCCTCTGTGGGAATTGCCGATATAACAGGCGATACTCAGGTTTTTGTGTATCCAAACCCATTAACCGACAAATATTTTATTGAGTTTGAAAAAATGTTTAATAATGTATCTGTTAGTATAACTGATATATCAGGAAGGTTAGTCGAAAACAGCCATTTTATTTTATTGAAAAAAATGGAGCTGGAACTAAATGCACCTGCCGGAGTTTATTACCTAAAGATACAGGCTGACGAAAAATTATGGGTTTTAAAACTGATAAAACTATAG
- a CDS encoding DUF4290 domain-containing protein, with product MEYNTQRSLLSITEYGRNVHKMIEYALTLEDREQRNKAAKTIVAIMASLNNPQKQDNVEFRQKIWDHLFIISNYQLDVDSPFPKPVPGEHENEKYACSYPNKFIRYRQYGKNIENMIEKVKEYDEGPEKDALIKYVANHLKKLYISWNRDSVSDEVILEHLSILSDGQLKLPENVQLENTRDILVFNNRSKKSGGYGDNKNNKHRDKNWKRKTSQ from the coding sequence ATGGAATACAACACGCAACGATCTTTACTAAGTATAACTGAATACGGAAGAAATGTCCACAAGATGATTGAATACGCTCTGACATTGGAAGACAGGGAGCAAAGAAACAAAGCTGCTAAAACCATTGTCGCCATTATGGCTTCATTAAATAATCCGCAAAAACAGGATAATGTTGAATTCCGCCAAAAAATATGGGACCACCTTTTCATTATTTCCAACTATCAGCTTGATGTGGACTCGCCTTTCCCAAAGCCGGTGCCCGGGGAGCATGAAAACGAAAAATATGCTTGTTCCTATCCCAATAAATTTATCAGGTACCGCCAGTACGGAAAGAACATTGAAAATATGATTGAAAAAGTTAAAGAATATGATGAAGGCCCTGAGAAAGATGCTTTAATTAAATACGTTGCAAACCACCTGAAAAAACTTTATATAAGCTGGAACCGAGACTCTGTGAGTGATGAAGTGATACTGGAACATTTGTCAATTTTATCGGATGGCCAACTGAAACTGCCCGAAAATGTCCAGCTCGAAAATACACGCGATATTCTTGTCTTTAACAACCGCAGCAAAAAAAGCGGAGGATACGGCGATAATAAAAATAATAAGCACAGGGATAAAAACTGGAAAAGAAAAACCAGCCAATAG
- the xdhA gene encoding xanthine dehydrogenase small subunit: MNKVSFVLDDEIKVIDFSQTPFSPTTTVLKYLRSLTSHKGVKEGCGEGDCGACTVVIAEPDNNKLHYRTVDSCLIFLPMIHGKQLITVENLSDGYGGLHPVQQAMVDAYASQCGYCTPGFVMSLFALYKSPEKVNRENILDAISGNLCRCTGYQPIIEAAEKVCRKRKDDIFSTKEKQSLRLLKQINKTETISFITNNQKYFKPFSLNEALLLKSKYPEAIIVSGNTDNGLRVNKKHELLQEIIDISDVQELKNITETKENLSVGAGVTMEQLKQATASCFPALHKMLTVFGSKQIRNMATIGGNIGSASPIGDSLPLLMAYDAVMAVCNQNESRVIKLCDFIKSYRKTDLRKDEIICSVGIPFPKKNQIIRSYKISKRKDLDISTCSAGFMLDIDQKNRKIKNMVLAFGGMAATTKRAVETEEFLIGKIWRKAIVEKASTILYNEFSPLSDARSGEEFRRLAARNLLFKFYKETS; this comes from the coding sequence ATGAACAAAGTAAGTTTTGTTCTTGACGACGAAATTAAGGTAATCGACTTCAGCCAAACTCCCTTTTCTCCCACTACCACTGTCCTGAAATACTTACGTTCTCTCACTTCGCATAAAGGAGTTAAGGAAGGCTGCGGAGAAGGAGATTGCGGAGCCTGCACTGTGGTTATAGCAGAACCTGACAACAATAAATTACATTATCGCACTGTTGACAGTTGTCTTATATTTCTTCCTATGATTCATGGCAAACAGCTGATTACGGTTGAAAACCTCTCGGACGGGTATGGCGGGCTTCATCCTGTACAGCAAGCCATGGTAGATGCTTACGCTTCACAATGCGGCTACTGTACTCCCGGTTTTGTGATGTCGCTTTTTGCTTTATACAAAAGCCCAGAAAAAGTAAACAGGGAAAATATTCTTGATGCAATAAGCGGAAACCTTTGCCGCTGCACAGGGTATCAACCTATCATAGAGGCTGCTGAAAAAGTTTGCAGAAAAAGAAAAGATGACATCTTCAGCACAAAAGAAAAACAATCCCTCCGCTTGCTGAAGCAAATCAATAAAACCGAGACTATCTCTTTTATCACCAATAATCAGAAATATTTTAAGCCTTTCTCTCTGAATGAAGCCTTGTTGTTAAAGAGCAAATACCCTGAAGCCATCATCGTCTCAGGCAATACGGATAATGGGCTGCGTGTGAACAAAAAGCACGAGTTGTTGCAGGAAATAATTGACATTTCTGATGTTCAGGAGTTAAAAAATATTACCGAAACAAAAGAAAATCTTTCTGTGGGTGCAGGAGTTACAATGGAACAATTGAAGCAAGCCACAGCATCATGTTTCCCTGCACTGCATAAAATGCTAACTGTTTTCGGTTCCAAACAGATACGAAACATGGCCACTATTGGCGGAAATATAGGTTCAGCCTCACCTATCGGAGACTCCTTGCCGTTGCTAATGGCTTATGATGCTGTCATGGCCGTATGCAATCAAAATGAATCACGTGTTATTAAACTATGTGATTTTATAAAATCATACCGTAAAACAGATCTTCGTAAAGACGAAATTATCTGTTCTGTGGGAATACCTTTTCCGAAAAAAAATCAAATCATCCGTTCCTACAAAATATCCAAACGTAAAGACCTCGACATTTCCACCTGCAGTGCCGGATTCATGCTCGACATAGACCAAAAAAACAGGAAAATAAAAAACATGGTGCTTGCATTCGGAGGTATGGCCGCAACTACAAAAAGAGCAGTTGAAACTGAAGAATTTCTTATCGGGAAAATCTGGAGAAAAGCAATTGTTGAAAAAGCATCAACTATTTTGTACAATGAATTTTCTCCTTTGTCGGATGCCCGTTCCGGGGAAGAGTTTCGCAGGCTTGCCGCACGCAACTTACTTTTTAAGTTTTATAAAGAAACATCCTGA
- a CDS encoding 3-phosphoshikimate 1-carboxyvinyltransferase, whose amino-acid sequence MLAAKNSVSNRNIKANVSLPASKSISNRLLIIKHLCRDGFHIQNLSDSDDTKTLEACLQNISHHDVFNAGDAGTPLRFLTALFSITPGTRILKGSERMHERPVGPLVEALKSLGAKITYLEKKGYPPLSITGKNIRGGKISVDAGISSQFISAILLIAPILPEGIIVKLRNNIASASYIRMTLELMKHSGIESEWSNNIIKIKSQSYVNKNYIVEPDWSAAAFWYVFAALAEEAEIELSGLSKDSLQGDLYAAEIFGKLGVKTTFLPNSVMLTKKCVITDLLDIDFFETPDLLPAVLTAAAALKFPFHFSGLCNLSIKESNRVDAMLTELGKFGYRFRFVNNDELFFEDFTVTPEKEIICDSHNDHRIVMSLAPLALTGKTVIIKNAACISKSYPGYFDDLKSVGFSVDFSGNE is encoded by the coding sequence ATGCTAGCTGCAAAAAATTCCGTCAGCAACAGAAATATAAAAGCAAACGTCAGCCTGCCTGCCTCAAAAAGCATCAGCAACAGGCTGCTTATCATCAAGCATTTATGCAGAGATGGTTTTCATATTCAAAACCTTTCAGATTCTGATGATACCAAAACATTGGAAGCGTGCCTACAGAACATCAGCCATCATGATGTTTTTAATGCTGGCGATGCCGGCACTCCCCTGCGTTTTCTTACAGCGCTTTTTTCCATAACTCCGGGAACAAGAATACTCAAAGGCTCCGAACGTATGCACGAAAGGCCTGTGGGACCATTGGTTGAAGCTTTAAAAAGTCTGGGAGCCAAAATAACATACCTTGAAAAAAAAGGATATCCGCCATTATCCATAACGGGGAAAAACATCAGAGGCGGAAAAATCTCTGTGGATGCAGGCATCAGCAGCCAGTTCATCTCTGCCATATTGCTCATCGCACCTATTCTGCCTGAAGGAATAATAGTTAAGCTTAGAAATAATATTGCTTCTGCATCATATATCAGAATGACTCTTGAACTGATGAAACATTCTGGTATCGAATCAGAATGGAGCAACAATATCATTAAGATAAAGTCACAAAGCTATGTAAATAAAAATTACATTGTTGAACCAGACTGGTCTGCAGCCGCCTTCTGGTATGTGTTTGCAGCACTGGCAGAAGAAGCTGAAATTGAGTTGAGTGGACTGTCAAAAGACTCACTTCAGGGAGATTTATATGCAGCAGAAATATTCGGCAAACTTGGTGTAAAAACCACTTTTTTACCGAACTCTGTCATGTTAACAAAAAAATGTGTTATAACAGATTTGCTGGATATTGATTTTTTTGAAACACCGGATTTATTGCCTGCGGTTTTAACTGCTGCTGCTGCTTTAAAGTTTCCTTTTCACTTTTCAGGGCTTTGCAACCTCTCCATCAAAGAATCAAACCGGGTTGACGCCATGTTAACAGAACTTGGAAAATTTGGGTACCGTTTCAGGTTTGTGAATAATGATGAACTGTTTTTCGAAGATTTTACCGTCACTCCTGAAAAAGAAATCATTTGCGATTCCCACAATGATCACCGTATCGTAATGTCGCTGGCACCGCTCGCACTGACAGGTAAGACGGTAATCATAAAAAACGCTGCCTGTATATCAAAATCATATCCCGGTTATTTTGACGATTTAAAAAGTGTCGGCTTTAGTGTTGATTTTTCAGGAAATGAGTAA
- a CDS encoding rubrerythrin family protein, with amino-acid sequence MMTLKGTQTEKNLLKAFAGESQARNRYTFYAKQAKKDSYEQIAEIFILTALQEEQHAKIFFRFLEGGPVEIVATYPGGIIGTTEENLIAAANGENEEWTDLYPEFAETAEQEGFKKIATMFRLIAKVEAEHEARFLKLLYNVEGNTVFESEEEQEWICRKCGYLHKGKKALENCPVCEHPKAYFERKATNY; translated from the coding sequence ATAATGACACTAAAAGGAACCCAGACCGAAAAAAACCTGCTGAAGGCTTTTGCCGGAGAGTCGCAAGCGAGGAACCGCTATACTTTTTATGCCAAACAGGCTAAGAAAGACAGCTATGAGCAGATAGCGGAGATATTTATCCTCACCGCTTTGCAGGAGGAGCAGCATGCCAAGATATTTTTCCGTTTTCTCGAAGGAGGGCCTGTTGAGATAGTTGCAACTTATCCCGGAGGTATAATTGGCACCACTGAGGAAAACCTCATTGCTGCGGCCAACGGCGAGAACGAAGAATGGACGGATTTGTATCCTGAATTTGCCGAAACGGCAGAGCAGGAAGGATTTAAAAAGATTGCCACGATGTTCAGGCTGATAGCAAAGGTAGAGGCGGAGCATGAAGCCCGTTTTTTGAAATTATTGTATAATGTGGAAGGCAATACGGTTTTTGAGAGTGAGGAAGAGCAGGAGTGGATTTGCCGCAAGTGCGGTTATTTGCACAAAGGCAAAAAGGCTCTTGAAAACTGCCCTGTGTGCGAACACCCCAAAGCATATTTTGAGAGAAAGGCTACGAATTACTAA